Proteins from a genomic interval of Streptococcus oralis:
- a CDS encoding SpGH101 family endo-alpha-N-acetylgalactosaminidase, with the protein MDKQFFEKRCKFSIRKFTLGVASVMIGATFFATAPVLADQARVGSTTNLPSELADLDKKASDEGHDFDKEVAAQNPGSAETTEGPQTEEELLAQEKEKSEKPSNLPKELEDKLEKAEDNGREVDKDQLAQDTGKLVPEDVAKTTNGELNYGATVKIKTPSGEGSGIVVAKDLVLTVSHNFIKDSQDGNIRKVVDNDQGDGDIYSISYPGLPDVKFSKKDIIHWDREGYLKGFKNDLALVRLRTVLENTPVEVTKKPVVKKIGDKLHVFGYPEGKLNPIVNTTVDFAEPYGEGVQGIGYQGGKPGASGGGIFDTEGKLVGVHQNGVVGKRSGGILFSPAQLKWIQDHIQGISSVKPADLEEKEKPAEEKPKEDKPAAAKPETPKTVTPEWQTVVNKEQQGAVTVREEKGVRYNQLSSTAQNDNGDKPALFEKQGLTVDANGNATVDLTFKDDSEKGKSRFGVFLKFKDTKNNVFVGYDKDGWFWEYKSPTDSTWYKGNRVAAPEPGSVNRLSITLKSDGQLNATNNDEKLFDTVTLPAAVNETLKNEKKIVLKAGSYGNERTVVSVKTDNQEGVKADDTPAEKETGPAVDDSKVTYDTIQSKVLKAVIDQAFPRIKEYSLNGHTLPGQVQQFNKVFINKHEVTPEVTYKKINETTAEYLMKLRDDDHLINAEMTVRLQVVDNQLHFDVTKIVNHNQVTPGQKIDDERKLLSSISFLGNALVSVSSDQAGAKFDGATMSNNTHVSGDDHIDVTNPMKDLAKGYMYGFVSTDKLAAGVWSNSQNSYGGGSYDWTRLTAYKETVGNANYVGIHSSEWQWEKAYKGIVFPEYTKELPSAKVVITEDANADKKVDWQDGAIAYRSIMNNPQGWEKVKDITAYRIAMNFGSQAQNPFLMTLDGIKKINLHTDGLGQGVLLKGYGSEGHDSGHLNYADIGKRIGGVEDFKTLIEKAKKYGAHIGIHVNASETYPESKYFNEKILRKNPDGSYSYGWNWLDQGINIDAAYDLAHGRLARWEDLKKKLGDGLDFIYVDVWGNGQSGDNGAWATHVLAKEINKQGWRFAIEWGHGGEYDSTFHHWAADLTYGGYTNKGINSAITRFIRNHQKDAWVGDYRSYGGAADYPLLGGYSMKDFEGWQGRSDYNGYVTNLFAHDVMTKYFQHFTVSKWENGTPVTMTDNGSTYKWTPEMRVELVDADNNKVVVTRKSNDVNSPQYRERTVTLNGRVIQDGSAYLTPWNWDANGKKLPTDKEKMYYFNTQAGATTWTLPSDWAKSKVYLYKLTDQGKTEEQELTVTDGKITLDLLANQPYVLYRSKQTNPEMSWSEGMHIYDQGFNSGTLKHWTISGDASKAEIVKSQGANDMLRIQGNKEKVSLTQKLTGLKPNTKYAVYVGVDNRSNAKASITVNTGEKEVTTYTNKSLALNYIKAYAHNNRRDNATVDDTSYFQNMYAFFTTGSDVSNVTLTLSREAGDEATYFDEIRTFENNSSMYGENHDTGQGTFKQDFENVAQGIFPFVVGGVEGVEDNRTHLSEKHDPYTQRGWNGKKVDDVIDGNWSLKTNGLVSRRNLVYQTIPQNFRFEAGKTYRVTFEYEAGSDNTYAFVVGKGEFQSGRRGNQASNLEMHELPNTWTDSKKAKKATFLVTGAETGDTWVGIYSTGNASNTRGDSGGNANFRGYNDFMMDNLHIEEITLTGKMLTENALKNYLPTVAMTNYTKESMDALKEAVFNLSQADDDISVEDARAEIAKIEALKNALVQKKTALVAEDFESLDAPAQPGEGLENAFDGNVSSLWHTSWNGGDVGKPATMVLKEPTEITGLRYVPRGSGSNGNLRDVKLVVTDESGKEYTFTATDWPDNNKPKDIDFGKTIKAKKIVLTGTKTYGDGGDKYQSAAELIFTRPQVAETPLDLSGYEAALAKAQKLTDKENQEEVASVQASMKYATDNHLLTERMVEYFADYLNQLQDSATKPDAPTSSKGEEQPPVLDVPEFKGGVNAAEAAVHEVPEFKGGVNAAEAAVHEIPEFKGGVNAAEAAVHEVPEFKGGVNAVEAAANEVPEFNGGVNAVEAAANEVPEFKGGVNAVQALVNEKPAYTGVLATAGDQVAPTVEKSEYPLTPSPVADAKTLEDKEEKLPATGEHGSEAAFFLASVSIALSAAVLATKRKED; encoded by the coding sequence ATGGATAAACAATTTTTTGAAAAACGCTGTAAGTTTAGTATTCGTAAGTTTACGCTTGGAGTAGCTTCGGTGATGATTGGAGCGACTTTCTTTGCTACTGCCCCAGTGTTGGCTGATCAAGCAAGGGTTGGTTCAACAACTAATTTACCGAGTGAACTAGCTGATTTGGATAAGAAGGCTAGTGATGAGGGGCACGATTTTGACAAGGAAGTTGCCGCTCAGAATCCTGGCTCAGCTGAAACTACTGAAGGCCCTCAAACAGAAGAAGAGTTGTTGGCTCAAGAAAAAGAAAAGTCTGAAAAGCCAAGCAATCTGCCAAAAGAATTAGAAGATAAGTTGGAGAAAGCCGAAGACAATGGGCGTGAAGTTGACAAAGATCAATTGGCCCAAGATACTGGGAAGCTCGTCCCAGAAGATGTGGCTAAGACTACCAATGGGGAATTAAACTACGGCGCAACTGTTAAGATCAAGACGCCATCAGGAGAAGGTAGTGGTATTGTCGTTGCAAAAGACCTTGTCTTAACGGTTTCTCATAACTTTATCAAGGATAGTCAAGACGGCAATATCCGTAAGGTTGTGGACAATGACCAAGGGGATGGAGATATCTATAGTATCTCATATCCAGGATTGCCAGATGTCAAGTTTAGCAAGAAAGATATCATTCATTGGGATCGTGAAGGCTACCTGAAGGGCTTCAAGAATGATTTGGCCCTTGTGAGATTGCGTACAGTTCTCGAAAACACGCCTGTTGAAGTAACCAAAAAGCCAGTAGTTAAGAAAATCGGAGATAAACTTCATGTCTTTGGTTATCCAGAAGGGAAATTGAATCCGATTGTCAATACTACAGTTGATTTTGCGGAACCATACGGAGAAGGTGTCCAAGGGATTGGTTACCAAGGAGGAAAACCGGGTGCTAGTGGCGGCGGTATCTTTGATACAGAAGGCAAATTAGTCGGTGTACACCAAAATGGTGTAGTTGGAAAACGGAGCGGCGGTATTCTCTTCTCACCAGCTCAACTAAAATGGATCCAAGACCACATACAGGGAATTTCAAGTGTGAAACCAGCAGACTTGGAAGAGAAAGAAAAACCGGCTGAAGAAAAACCAAAAGAGGATAAACCTGCAGCTGCTAAACCTGAAACACCTAAGACAGTAACCCCTGAATGGCAAACAGTAGTGAATAAAGAACAACAGGGAGCAGTTACGGTTCGTGAAGAAAAAGGTGTCCGCTACAATCAATTGTCCTCAACTGCACAGAACGACAATGGCGATAAACCAGCCTTGTTTGAAAAACAAGGATTGACAGTTGACGCTAATGGAAATGCGACGGTTGATTTAACCTTCAAAGATGATTCTGAAAAGGGCAAATCACGCTTCGGTGTCTTCTTGAAATTTAAAGACACCAAGAACAATGTTTTTGTTGGTTATGACAAGGACGGCTGGTTCTGGGAGTATAAATCTCCAACCGATAGCACCTGGTATAAGGGCAACCGTGTAGCAGCACCAGAACCAGGTTCTGTAAACCGTCTTTCTATCACTCTCAAGTCAGATGGACAACTCAATGCAACGAATAATGATGAGAAACTCTTTGATACGGTCACTTTGCCAGCAGCTGTTAATGAAACTCTCAAAAATGAGAAGAAAATCGTCCTAAAAGCTGGTTCCTATGGCAATGAGCGTACAGTTGTCAGCGTTAAAACAGACAATCAGGAAGGCGTAAAAGCGGATGATACTCCCGCTGAAAAAGAAACAGGTCCTGCCGTTGATGATAGTAAGGTGACTTATGATACGATCCAGTCTAAGGTTCTCAAGGCAGTGATTGACCAAGCCTTCCCACGTATTAAAGAATACAGTTTGAACGGGCATACCTTGCCAGGACAAGTCCAACAATTCAATAAAGTATTTATCAACAAACACGAAGTCACACCTGAAGTTACTTACAAAAAAATCAATGAGACAACTGCAGAATACTTGATGAAGCTTCGCGATGATGATCACTTAATCAATGCAGAAATGACGGTCCGTCTGCAAGTTGTTGATAATCAGTTGCACTTTGATGTGACCAAGATTGTCAACCACAATCAAGTTACTCCAGGTCAAAAGATTGATGACGAAAGAAAACTACTTTCTTCTATTAGTTTCCTTGGTAATGCTTTAGTCTCTGTTTCGAGTGATCAAGCTGGTGCTAAGTTTGATGGGGCAACCATGTCAAACAATACCCATGTCAGCGGAGATGATCATATCGATGTAACCAATCCAATGAAAGACTTGGCCAAGGGTTACATGTATGGATTTGTTTCTACAGATAAGCTTGCTGCAGGTGTTTGGAGCAACTCTCAAAACAGCTACGGTGGAGGTTCTTATGACTGGACTCGTTTGACAGCTTACAAGGAAACAGTCGGAAATGCCAACTATGTTGGAATTCATAGCTCTGAATGGCAATGGGAAAAAGCTTATAAGGGCATTGTCTTCCCAGAGTATACTAAGGAACTTCCAAGTGCCAAGGTTGTTATCACTGAAGATGCTAATGCGGACAAGAAAGTCGACTGGCAGGATGGTGCCATTGCTTATCGTAGCATCATGAACAACCCTCAAGGTTGGGAAAAAGTTAAGGATATTACAGCTTATCGTATCGCGATGAACTTTGGCTCACAAGCACAAAACCCATTCCTCATGACTCTAGATGGTATCAAGAAAATCAATCTCCACACAGATGGTCTTGGGCAAGGTGTTCTCCTTAAAGGTTATGGTAGTGAAGGTCATGACTCAGGCCACTTGAACTATGCTGATATTGGTAAACGTATTGGTGGTGTTGAAGACTTTAAGACCTTGATTGAGAAAGCTAAGAAGTACGGTGCCCACATTGGTATCCACGTTAACGCTTCTGAAACTTACCCAGAATCTAAATACTTCAATGAAAAAATCCTTCGTAAGAATCCAGATGGTAGCTATAGCTATGGTTGGAACTGGCTAGACCAAGGTATCAACATTGATGCGGCTTATGACTTGGCACATGGTCGTTTGGCTCGCTGGGAAGATTTGAAGAAAAAACTTGGTGACGGACTCGACTTTATCTATGTGGACGTTTGGGGCAATGGTCAATCAGGTGACAACGGTGCCTGGGCTACCCACGTTCTCGCTAAAGAGATAAACAAACAAGGCTGGCGCTTTGCGATTGAGTGGGGCCATGGTGGTGAGTACGACTCTACCTTCCATCACTGGGCAGCTGACTTGACCTATGGTGGCTACACTAATAAAGGTATCAACAGTGCCATCACCCGCTTTATCCGTAACCACCAAAAAGATGCTTGGGTAGGGGACTACAGAAGTTACGGAGGCGCAGCAGATTACCCACTTCTAGGTGGCTACAGCATGAAGGACTTTGAAGGATGGCAAGGACGAAGCGACTACAATGGCTATGTAACCAACCTATTTGCCCATGACGTCATGACTAAGTACTTCCAACACTTCACTGTAAGTAAATGGGAAAATGGTACACCAGTTACCATGACTGACAACGGTAGCACCTATAAATGGACTCCAGAAATGCGAGTGGAATTGGTAGATGCTGACAATAATAAAGTAGTTGTAACTCGTAAGTCAAACGATGTCAATAGCCCACAATACCGCGAACGTACAGTAACGCTCAACGGACGTGTTATCCAAGATGGTTCAGCTTACTTGACTCCTTGGAACTGGGATGCGAATGGTAAGAAACTTCCTACTGATAAGGAAAAAATGTACTACTTCAATACGCAGGCCGGTGCAACAACTTGGACACTTCCTAGCGATTGGGCAAAGAGCAAGGTTTACCTTTACAAGCTAACTGACCAAGGTAAGACAGAAGAGCAAGAACTAACTGTAACAGATGGTAAGATTACTCTAGACCTTCTAGCAAATCAACCATACGTTCTTTACCGTTCAAAACAAACCAATCCTGAAATGTCATGGAGCGAAGGCATGCATATCTATGACCAAGGATTTAACAGCGGAACCTTGAAACACTGGACCATTTCTGGTGATGCTTCTAAAGCAGAAATCGTTAAGTCTCAAGGTGCAAACGATATGCTTCGTATTCAAGGAAACAAAGAAAAAGTTAGTCTCACTCAGAAATTAACTGGCTTGAAACCAAATACCAAGTATGCCGTTTATGTCGGTGTTGATAACCGTAGTAATGCCAAGGCTAGCATTACTGTAAACACTGGTGAAAAAGAAGTGACTACCTATACCAATAAGTCACTCGCTCTCAACTATATCAAAGCTTATGCTCATAATAATCGTCGTGACAATGCTACAGTTGATGATACAAGTTACTTCCAAAACATGTATGCCTTCTTTACAACAGGATCTGACGTATCAAATGTCACTCTTACTTTGAGTCGTGAAGCTGGTGATGAAGCAACTTACTTTGATGAAATTCGTACCTTTGAAAACAATTCAAGCATGTACGGAGAAAACCATGATACAGGTCAAGGAACCTTCAAACAAGACTTTGAAAATGTTGCTCAAGGTATCTTCCCATTCGTAGTGGGCGGAGTCGAAGGTGTTGAAGACAACCGCACTCACTTGTCTGAAAAGCACGATCCATATACACAACGTGGTTGGAACGGTAAGAAAGTTGATGATGTTATCGATGGAAATTGGTCACTCAAGACCAATGGACTAGTTAGCCGTCGTAACTTGGTTTACCAAACCATCCCACAAAACTTCCGCTTTGAAGCTGGTAAGACCTACCGTGTAACCTTTGAATATGAAGCAGGCTCTGACAATACCTACGCCTTTGTAGTCGGTAAGGGAGAATTCCAATCAGGACGTCGCGGTAATCAAGCAAGCAATTTGGAAATGCATGAATTACCAAATACTTGGACAGATTCTAAGAAAGCCAAGAAGGCAACCTTCCTCGTGACAGGTGCAGAAACAGGCGATACTTGGGTAGGTATCTACTCAACTGGAAATGCAAGCAATACTCGTGGTGATTCTGGCGGAAATGCCAACTTCCGTGGTTATAACGACTTCATGATGGATAATCTTCACATCGAAGAAATCACCCTGACAGGTAAGATGTTGACAGAAAATGCTCTGAAGAACTACTTGCCAACTGTAGCCATGACTAACTACACCAAAGAGTCTATGGACGCATTGAAAGAAGCAGTCTTTAATCTCAGCCAAGCAGATGATGACATTAGCGTAGAAGATGCGCGTGCAGAGATTGCCAAGATTGAAGCCTTGAAGAATGCTTTGGTTCAGAAGAAAACAGCCTTGGTAGCAGAAGACTTTGAAAGTTTGGATGCGCCAGCTCAACCAGGTGAAGGCCTAGAGAATGCTTTTGATGGTAATGTATCTAGCCTATGGCATACATCTTGGAATGGAGGAGATGTAGGCAAGCCTGCAACTATGGTCTTGAAAGAACCTACTGAAATCACAGGACTTCGTTATGTACCACGTGGTTCAGGTTCAAATGGGAACTTGCGAGATGTAAAACTGGTTGTCACAGATGAGTCTGGCAAGGAGTATACCTTTACTGCAACTGATTGGCCAGATAACAACAAGCCAAAAGACATTGATTTTGGTAAGACAATCAAGGCTAAGAAAATTGTCCTTACTGGTACCAAGACATACGGAGATGGTGGCGATAAATACCAATCTGCAGCGGAACTCATCTTTACCCGTCCACAAGTAGCAGAAACACCGCTTGACTTGTCAGGATATGAAGCAGCTTTAGCTAAGGCTCAAAAATTGACAGATAAAGAAAATCAAGAGGAAGTGGCTAGCGTTCAGGCGAGCATGAAATATGCGACGGATAACCATCTCTTGACGGAAAGAATGGTAGAATACTTTGCAGACTATCTCAACCAATTACAAGATTCTGCTACGAAACCAGACGCTCCAACAAGTAGCAAGGGGGAAGAACAACCACCAGTTCTTGATGTACCTGAGTTCAAAGGCGGCGTCAATGCAGCAGAAGCAGCTGTACATGAAGTCCCTGAGTTCAAAGGCGGTGTCAATGCAGCAGAAGCAGCTGTACATGAGATCCCTGAGTTCAAGGGTGGAGTCAATGCAGCAGAAGCAGCTGTACATGAAGTCCCTGAGTTCAAGGGTGGTGTCAATGCAGTAGAAGCAGCTGCAAATGAAGTCCCTGAGTTTAATGGTGGAGTCAATGCAGTAGAAGCAGCTGCAAATGAAGTCCCTGAGTTTAAGGGTGGCGTCAATGCGGTCCAAGCCTTGGTAAACGAGAAACCAGCCTACACAGGTGTATTGGCTACTGCTGGAGATCAAGTAGCTCCAACAGTTGAAAAATCTGAGTACCCGCTCACTCCAAGCCCAGTAGCTGATGCCAAAACTCTGGAAGATAAAGAAGAGAAACTTCCTGCTACAGGAGAACATGGTTCAGAAGCAGCCTTCTTCTTAGCAAGTGTGAGCATCGCTTTATCTGCCGCAGTCCTTGCGACAAAACGTAAAGAAGATTAA
- a CDS encoding peptide ABC transporter substrate-binding protein: MKSSKLLALAGVTLLAAGTLAACSGSGSSAKGEKTFSYIYETDPDNLNYLTTNKAATANITSNVIDGLLENDRYGNFVPSMAEDWSVSKDGLTYTYTLRKDAKWYTSEGEEYAEVKAQDFVTGLKYAADKKSDGLYLVQESIKGLDAYVKGEITDFSQVGIKALDDYTVQYTLNKPESFWNSKTTMGVLAPVNEEFLNSKGDDFAKGTDSSSILYNGPFLLKSIVAKSSVEFAKNPNYWDKDNVHIDKVKLSFWDGQDTNKPTEAFKDGSFTMARLFPTSASYTETEKAFKDNIVYTQQDSTTYLVGTNIDRQSYKYTSKTTDEEKTSTKKALLNKDFRQALAFGFDRTAYASQVNGASGATKLLRNLFVPPTFVQADGKNFGEMVKDKLVTYGDEWSNVNLDDAQDGLYNPDKAKAEFAKAKTALQAEGVKFPIHLDMPVDQTNTTKVQRVQSFKQSVEENLGSDNVVVDIQQLQKDDVLNITYFAETAAGEDWDISDNVGWSPDFADPSTYLDIIKPSVGENTKTYLGFDSGTNNAAAKQVGLEDYEKMVVEAGEETTDVSKRYEKYAAAQAWLTDSALIIPTTSQTGRPMLSKMVPFTLPFAYSGNKGMSEALLYKYLDVQDKAVTTEEYQKAQENWLKEKEESNKKAQEDLANHVK; the protein is encoded by the coding sequence ATGAAAAGTTCAAAATTACTTGCCCTTGCGGGTGTGACATTATTGGCAGCTGGTACTCTGGCTGCGTGCTCTGGATCAGGTTCAAGTGCTAAAGGTGAGAAGACATTCTCATACATTTATGAAACGGATCCTGATAACTTAAACTATTTGACAACTAATAAAGCAGCTACAGCAAATATTACGAGCAACGTTATCGATGGCTTGCTCGAAAATGACCGCTATGGTAACTTTGTGCCATCTATGGCTGAGGATTGGTCTGTATCTAAGGATGGATTGACTTACACGTATACACTCCGAAAGGATGCAAAATGGTATACATCTGAAGGTGAGGAATATGCAGAAGTTAAAGCTCAAGACTTTGTAACAGGACTTAAATATGCTGCTGATAAAAAATCTGATGGTCTTTATTTAGTTCAAGAATCAATCAAAGGATTGGACGCCTATGTTAAAGGAGAAATTACAGACTTCTCTCAAGTAGGAATCAAGGCCCTTGATGATTATACAGTTCAGTACACATTGAACAAGCCAGAAAGCTTCTGGAATTCTAAGACAACGATGGGAGTTTTGGCCCCAGTAAATGAAGAGTTCTTGAACTCCAAAGGGGATGACTTCGCTAAGGGAACTGATTCAAGCAGTATTCTCTACAATGGTCCATTCTTACTCAAATCAATTGTTGCTAAATCTTCTGTCGAATTTGCGAAAAATCCTAACTACTGGGATAAGGACAATGTCCATATCGATAAGGTTAAATTATCATTCTGGGATGGACAAGATACCAACAAACCAACTGAAGCTTTCAAAGACGGCAGCTTTACAATGGCTCGTCTCTTCCCAACAAGCGCTAGCTACACAGAGACTGAAAAAGCATTTAAAGACAATATTGTTTATACACAACAAGACTCTACTACTTATTTAGTCGGTACGAATATTGATCGTCAGTCTTATAAGTACACTTCTAAGACAACGGATGAAGAAAAAACATCAACCAAGAAAGCTCTTCTAAACAAAGACTTCCGTCAAGCTCTTGCTTTTGGTTTCGATAGAACAGCCTATGCTTCTCAAGTAAATGGTGCAAGCGGGGCAACTAAACTGCTTCGTAACTTGTTTGTTCCTCCTACATTTGTACAGGCAGATGGAAAGAACTTTGGCGAAATGGTTAAAGACAAATTGGTGACTTATGGTGATGAGTGGAGCAACGTGAACTTGGATGATGCTCAAGATGGACTCTACAACCCAGATAAGGCCAAAGCAGAGTTTGCTAAAGCTAAGACAGCTCTCCAAGCGGAAGGTGTGAAATTCCCAATCCACTTGGATATGCCTGTAGACCAAACCAATACAACAAAAGTTCAACGTGTCCAATCTTTTAAACAGTCAGTTGAAGAAAACTTAGGATCTGATAATGTGGTTGTCGATATTCAACAACTTCAAAAAGACGATGTCTTGAACATCACTTACTTTGCTGAAACTGCGGCTGGAGAAGACTGGGATATCTCAGATAACGTGGGTTGGTCTCCAGACTTTGCAGACCCTTCTACCTACCTTGATATTATCAAACCATCTGTAGGGGAAAATACAAAGACTTACCTAGGATTTGACTCAGGAACAAACAACGCTGCTGCCAAGCAAGTTGGTTTGGAAGACTACGAAAAAATGGTTGTGGAAGCTGGGGAAGAAACTACTGACGTTTCAAAACGTTATGAAAAATATGCTGCTGCCCAAGCTTGGTTGACAGATAGTGCCTTGATCATCCCAACAACTTCTCAAACTGGTCGTCCAATGTTGTCTAAGATGGTACCATTTACACTTCCGTTTGCATACTCTGGTAACAAGGGTATGAGCGAAGCCCTCTTGTATAAATACCTAGATGTACAAGATAAGGCGGTAACAACAGAAGAGTATCAAAAAGCTCAAGAAAACTGGTTGAAAGAAAAAGAAGAGTCTAATAAGAAGGCTCAAGAAGACCTCGCAAACCATGTGAAATAA
- the rfbD gene encoding dTDP-4-dehydrorhamnose reductase, translating to MILITGANGQLGTELRYLLDERNVDYVAVDVAEMDITNSEMVEKVFAEVKPTLVYHCAAYTAVDAAEDEGKELDFAINVTGTENVAKASEKYGATLVYISTDYVFDGKKPVGQEWEVDDLPDPQTEYGRTKRMGEELVENLTSQHYIIRTAWVFGNYGKNFVFTMQNLAKSHKTLTVVNDQHGRPTWTRTLAEFMNYLTENQKEFGYYHLSNDSTEDTTWYDFAVEILKDSDVEVVPVDSSKFPAKAKRPLNSTMSLAKAKATGFVIPTWQDALKEFYKQEVRK from the coding sequence ATGATATTAATTACAGGTGCAAATGGTCAACTCGGTACCGAACTACGTTATTTACTAGATGAACGAAATGTGGACTATGTTGCAGTGGATGTGGCCGAAATGGATATCACTAATTCTGAAATGGTTGAGAAGGTATTTGCTGAGGTTAAACCAACTCTGGTCTATCATTGTGCAGCCTACACTGCTGTGGATGCGGCTGAAGACGAGGGGAAAGAACTGGATTTTGCCATCAACGTAACTGGAACTGAAAATGTAGCCAAGGCCTCTGAGAAATACGGAGCTACTCTGGTCTATATCTCGACAGACTATGTCTTTGATGGGAAAAAACCAGTAGGACAAGAATGGGAAGTCGATGACCTACCTGATCCGCAGACAGAGTACGGGCGTACCAAGCGAATGGGTGAGGAACTCGTTGAAAACCTTACGTCACAGCATTATATCATCCGCACTGCTTGGGTCTTTGGAAATTATGGCAAGAACTTTGTCTTTACCATGCAAAATCTAGCCAAATCCCATAAAACACTCACAGTGGTCAACGACCAACACGGTCGCCCAACCTGGACACGTACCTTGGCTGAGTTCATGAACTACTTGACTGAAAATCAAAAAGAATTTGGCTACTACCACTTATCAAATGACTCAACTGAAGACACCACTTGGTATGACTTTGCTGTTGAAATTCTTAAGGACAGTGATGTTGAAGTAGTACCAGTAGACTCCAGCAAGTTCCCTGCTAAGGCTAAACGTCCCCTCAACTCAACCATGAGTTTAGCCAAAGCGAAGGCGACAGGTTTCGTCATTCCAACATGGCAAGATGCCCTCAAAGAATTTTATAAACAAGAAGTAAGAAAATAA
- the rfbB gene encoding dTDP-glucose 4,6-dehydratase, whose translation MTEYKNIIVTGGAGFIGSNFVHYVYNNFPDVHVTVLDKLTYAGNRANIEEILGDRVELVVGDIADAVLVDKLAAQADAIVHYAAESHNDNSLNDPSPFIYTNFIGTYTLLEAARKYNLRFHHVSTDEVYGDLPLREDLPGHGEGPGEKFTAETKYNPSSPYSSTKAASDLIVKAWVRSFGVKATISNCSNNYGPYQHIEKFIPRQITNILSGIKPKLYGEGKNVRDWIHTNDHSSGVWTILTKGQIGETYLIGADGEKNNKEVLELILKEMGQPADAYDHVTDRAGHDLRYAIDASKLRDELGWEPEFTNFEAGLKETIKWYTDNQDWWKSEKEAVEANYAKTQKVIN comes from the coding sequence ATGACTGAATACAAGAATATTATCGTGACAGGTGGGGCTGGTTTTATCGGTTCTAACTTTGTTCATTATGTTTATAATAACTTTCCAGATGTGCATGTAACAGTGCTGGACAAGCTGACTTATGCGGGTAATCGTGCCAATATTGAAGAAATTTTAGGTGATCGTGTTGAGTTGGTTGTTGGAGATATTGCAGATGCAGTCTTGGTAGACAAGCTGGCAGCTCAAGCAGATGCTATCGTTCATTACGCTGCAGAAAGCCATAATGACAACTCTCTCAATGACCCGAGCCCCTTTATCTACACTAACTTCATCGGGACCTACACTCTATTGGAAGCAGCTCGTAAATATAACCTTCGTTTCCACCATGTGTCGACTGACGAAGTCTATGGTGATCTGCCTCTGCGTGAAGATTTGCCAGGTCATGGAGAAGGCCCAGGTGAGAAATTTACAGCTGAAACCAAGTACAATCCAAGCTCGCCTTACTCATCAACCAAGGCAGCTTCAGACTTGATTGTCAAAGCTTGGGTTCGCTCATTTGGTGTCAAAGCGACTATTTCTAACTGTTCAAACAACTATGGCCCTTACCAGCATATCGAGAAGTTCATTCCGCGCCAAATCACCAATATCCTGAGCGGTATCAAGCCAAAACTCTATGGTGAGGGTAAGAATGTCCGTGACTGGATTCACACCAATGACCATTCATCAGGTGTTTGGACGATTCTGACCAAAGGTCAAATCGGTGAAACCTACTTGATTGGTGCGGATGGCGAGAAGAACAACAAGGAAGTGCTGGAACTCATCCTCAAGGAGATGGGGCAACCAGCTGATGCTTATGATCATGTGACGGACCGAGCTGGTCACGACCTTCGCTATGCCATTGACGCTAGCAAGCTTCGTGATGAACTAGGGTGGGAGCCAGAGTTTACCAATTTTGAAGCAGGTCTCAAAGAGACCATCAAATGGTACACAGACAACCAAGACTGGTGGAAATCTGAAAAAGAAGCGGTAGAGGCTAACTATGCCAAGACGCAAAAAGTAATTAACTAA
- a CDS encoding dTDP-4-dehydrorhamnose 3,5-epimerase family protein: MTDNFFGKTLAVRKIDAIPGMLEFDIPVHGDNRGWFKENFQKEKMVPLGFPESFFAEGKLQNNVSFSRKNVLRGLHAEPWDKYISVADNGKVLGSWVDLREGETFGNVYQTEIDASKGIFVPRGVANGFQVLSDTVAYSYLVNDYWALELKPKYAFVNYADPALGIEWENLEAAEVSEADKHHPLLKDVKPLRKEDL; this comes from the coding sequence ATGACTGATAATTTTTTCGGCAAGACACTTGCAGTGCGCAAGATTGATGCCATTCCAGGTATGTTAGAGTTTGATATTCCAGTTCATGGTGACAATCGTGGCTGGTTTAAGGAAAATTTCCAGAAGGAAAAGATGGTGCCACTTGGCTTTCCTGAAAGCTTCTTTGCTGAAGGGAAACTGCAAAATAACGTCAGCTTTTCTCGCAAAAATGTTCTTCGAGGCCTCCATGCTGAGCCTTGGGACAAGTACATCTCTGTTGCAGATAATGGGAAGGTTCTAGGATCTTGGGTGGACTTGCGTGAGGGTGAGACTTTTGGAAATGTTTATCAGACCGAGATTGATGCAAGTAAGGGAATCTTTGTCCCTCGTGGCGTAGCCAATGGTTTCCAAGTCCTCTCGGATACAGTTGCTTATAGCTATCTTGTCAATGACTACTGGGCACTTGAACTCAAGCCTAAATATGCCTTTGTCAACTATGCAGACCCAGCCTTGGGAATCGAGTGGGAAAACCTAGAAGCAGCAGAAGTCTCAGAAGCTGATAAACATCATCCATTACTTAAGGATGTAAAACCACTAAGAAAAGAAGATTTGTAA